A region from the Metopolophium dirhodum isolate CAU chromosome 9, ASM1992520v1, whole genome shotgun sequence genome encodes:
- the LOC132951708 gene encoding uncharacterized protein K02A2.6-like has product MLVCVPSPILYIKYVTFGDEDENSVKILFNFLVVIIMSNISQYIPGSESFSNYLDRLNAQLTVLKVKEADKKSYLIAYIGSEAYSQLKDACLPEEPQLKSYDELVSKLEEIYSPRRLVVSERFIFNQRTQNQGESTREYITALKKLSSFCVFGSFLNDALRDRLIVGISDESCQRKLLGIESLTFEEACKIALDSELVCNQTQQMNNKSQVNFINNGKNVSRQTHSSSKSELKWNGNSGGKPWSGKSSKPGQKNGQSIQHGSQSSRSLKFGQCYRCGRKHDVRTCPAREWECFSCKLKGHTSKMCKTKIKNNLESIDLVNNVSQNSGGNPLVIKIKVNNKLIPFEVDSGASVSVMPIKYFNMYFNNSCKLEKKHIQLSSVNCEPVKVLGQTLVNVEMSNQKNIKLYLIITENSVKKVLVGRSWLDKLYSNWRSNMCLNCISSNVDCKIGKNIMNSVNNNNCVLSEIDVINNIKLKFPGVVKLNDKPADYIKDHEVNLSLKENSVPVFHRAYQVPYALKSAVEIELNRLEVEGVISKVSISDWASPIVVVPKKNNKIRICVDLKTTLNPKLQIEQHPLPRVDDVFNELSGGSVFTVLDLAEAYLQLQVAPESRKFLTINTHKGLYCFNRLCYGVASAPSIFQSVMENILRGVSKVQVYLDDIIICGSSRSECEENVNAVLERLNEYRVKVNFEKCQFYCSSVQFLGHKIDCQGVHPDGNKMDAIRNAPCPNDVVQLKSFLGLINYYQRFIPMSSSILAPLYNLTKNKIPWNWSDECRSAFENIKQVLIKSQLLVTYNPDLPLVVTCDSSSYGVGAVLSHLIDGEEKPILFASSTLSAAEKNYAQIEREGLAIIFAVKKFHKYLFARKFILVTDHLPLKSIFNPSKNIPVVASSRLQRWAVILSSYQYEIQHRKGVDISNADALSRLPQSSNTGENACSILLLENLPLTYKEVSKKTSTDEVLKEISQYTKEGWPGVKSLKSDCQQYYKRREELSLVNDCLILGNRVVIPKSLREDVLMLLHKNHPGIVRSKMLARSYVWWPNIDIDIDKFIKTCTECQCNQNDKNVSEKVYIPWENPSDSWKRIHIDFLEINQVKLLIIVDSFSKWIECFAMGSTTASKVIEVLENCFCRFGSPEIMVTDNGPPFGANEFKAYCEKNCIKLVHSPPYNPESNGLAERGVQTIKKLLIKSLCVERDVKRIQSKINNILVSYRNTPTTSTGCSPSDLIYNFKPKNHLSILKPPNIVEKNKNINVTKYEINDKVLVRNNSKGQKWLTGRIMKMLGTCSYLVRVGDKIRLMHVNKLKKSYLNDEVHPRELE; this is encoded by the coding sequence ATGCTCGTGTGTGTACCTTCGcctatcttatatataaaatacgtaacaTTTGGCGACGAAGATGAAAAttcggtgaaaatattatttaattttcttgttgTGATTATAATGTCGAATATTTCGCAATACATACCGGGTTCGGAATCATTCAGTAATTATTTAGATCGATTAAACGCGCAGTTGACCGTTTTAAAAGTTAAAGAGGCTGATAAAAAGTCCTATTTAATCGCATACATTGGTTCGGAAGCATATAGTCAATTAAAAGATGCTTGTTTGCCGGAGGAACCACAATTAAAGTCATACGACGAGTTAGTGTCCAAATTGGAAGAAATATATTCACCACGTCGTCTTGTAGTGAgtgaaagatttatttttaaccaacgTACACAGAACCAGGGTGAGTCAACTCGGGAGTACATaacagcattaaaaaaattatcaagtttTTGTGTATTTGGTTCGTTTTTAAACGATGCACTGCGAGATCGGCTTATTGTAGGGATAAGTGATGAATCGTGTCAACGAAAATTACTTGGTATAGAGTCCCTAACGTTTGAAGAAGCATGTAAAATTGCTTTGGATTCGGAGTTGGTTTGTAATCAAACACAACAAATGAACAATAAATCACAagtaaattttatcaataatggGAAAAATGTGTCTCGTCAAACACATTCGTCATCGAAGTCGGAACTCAAGTGGAACGGAAATTCTGGTGGAAAACCGTGGTCTGGGAAGTCGTCAAAACCTGGTCAAAAAAATGGTCAGTCAATTCAGCACGGCAGTCAAAGTTCACGAAGTCTTAAGTTTGGTCAATGCTATAGATGTGGAAGGAAGCACGATGTCCGTACGTGTCCAGCCAGAGAGTGGGAATGTTTTTCATGTAAATTAAAAGGTCATACGTCGAAAATGTgtaagacaaaaattaaaaataatttagagtcTATTGATTTAGTAAATAATGTGTCTCAGAATAGTGGGGGAAATCCACTTGTGATTAAaatcaaagttaataataagCTTATTCCGTTTGAAGTAGATAGTGGAGCGTCGGTTTCAGTTATgccgattaaatattttaatatgtattttaataattcatgtaaattagaaaaaaaacatattcaattAAGTTCTGTAAATTGTGAACCAGTCAAGGTTTTAGGTCAAACACTTGTAAATGTCGAGAtgtcaaatcaaaaaaatattaaactatatttaattataacggaaaactctgtaaaaaaagttttagtagGTCGATCTTGGTTAGATAAGTTATATTCAAACTGGAGATCGAATATGTgtctaaattgtataagtagTAATGTAGATTGCAAAATcgggaaaaatattatgaattctgtaaataataataattgcgtttTAAGTGAAATAGatgtaattaacaatattaaactcAAGTTTCCCGGGGtggttaaattaaatgataaaccaGCTGATTATATAAAAGACCATGAGGTCAATTTATCTTTAAAAGAAAATAGCGTACCAGTTTTCCATAGAGCATATCAAGTACCATATGCACTAAAGTCTGCTGTAGAAATTGAGTTAAATAGATTAGAAGTTGAAGGAGTTATAAGTAAGGTTTCAATTAGTGACTGGGCATCGCCTATTGTAgtagtaccaaaaaaaaataataaaattagaatatgtGTAGATTTAAAAACTACCTTAAATCCAAAATTACAAATTGAACAACACCCATTACCAAGAGTCGATGATGTGTTTAATGAGTTATCCGGGGGAAGTGTATTCACTGTTTTGGATTTAGCAGAAGCGTATTTACAATTACAGGTTGCACCTGAAAGTCGTAAGTTTCTTACAATTAATACTCATAAAGGGTTGTACTGTTTTAATCGTTTATGTTATGGGGTAGCGTCAGCGCCAAGTATATTTCAGTCAgtcatggaaaatattttacgagGTGTTTCTAAAGTACAAGTATATTTAGATGACATAATAATCTGCGGCTCGTCAAGGTCAGAGTGTGAAGAAAATGTTAATGCGGTGTTAGAACGTTTAAATGAGTATAGAGTTAAAGTAAATTTTGAGAAATGTCAGTTTTATTGTTCAAGTGTACAATTTCTAGGTCATAAAATAGATTGTCAAGGCGTACATCCCGATGGAAATAAAATGGATGCGATAAGAAACGCACCGTGCCCTAATGATGTAGtacaattaaaatcatttcTCGGTCTCATAAACTATTATCAACGTTTTATTCCAATGTCGTCATCTATATTAGCTCCCTtgtacaatttaacaaaaaataaaataccttggAATTGGTCTGACGAATGTCGATCagcgtttgaaaatataaaacaggtaTTAATAAAAAGTCAATTATTAGTCACGTATAATCCAGATTTACCTCTAGTAGTTACGTGTGACAGTTCTAGCTATGGTGTCGGTGCAGTTCTTAGTCATTTGATAGATGGGGAGGAGAAGCCAATTTTATTCGCGTCTAGCACCTTATCAGCGgcagaaaaaaattatgcacaAATTGAGCGTGAAGGGTTAGCAATAATCTTCGCAGTAAAAAAATTCCATAAATACTTGTTTGCAcgcaaatttattttagtaactgATCATTTGccgttaaaatcaatttttaatccgTCAAAGAATATACCTGTTGTAGCTTCATCTAGATTACAAAGATGGGCAGTTATATTGTCTAGTTATCAGTACGAGATTCAACATAGGAAGGGGGTAGACATAAGTAACGCAGACGCGTTATCAAGATTACCTCAAAGTAGTAATACTGGGGAAAATGcttgttcaattttattattagaaaatttacCTTTAACGTATAAGGAAGTGAGCAAAAAAACGAGTACAGACGaagtattaaaagaaataagTCAGTATACGAAAGAAGGTTGGCCGGGGGTAAAGTCGTTAAAATCAGAttgccaacaatattataaaagacgGGAAGAATTATCGTTAGTAAATGACTGTTTGATATTAGGTAATCGCGTAGTAATTCCAAAGTCATTAAGAGAAGacgtattaatgttattacataaaaaccatCCGGGTATTGTTCGTTCGAAAATGCTCGCAAGGTCGTATGTATGGTGGCCTAATATCGATATTGATATAGATAAGTTTATTAAGACGTGTACGGAATGCCAATGTAATCAAAACGATAAGAATGTTAGTGAGAAAGTGTATATTCCGTGGGAAAATCCATCAGATTCTTGGAAAAGAATACACATCGATTTTCTAGAAATAAatcaagttaaattattaatcattgttgaCAGTTTTAGCAAATGGATTGAGTGTTTTGCAATGGGAAGTACAACGGCTTCAAAAGTAATCGAAGttttagaaaattgtttttgtcgttTTGGTTCCCCAGAGATAATGGTAACCGATAATGGTCCACCTTTTGGCGCAAATGAATTTAAAGCATATTGtgagaaaaattgtataaaactagTACATTCGCCGCCATACAATCCAGAGTCTAATGGGTTGGCAGAGCGAGGAGtgcaaacgataaaaaaattattaataaagagttTGTGTGTAGAGAGAGATGTAAAAAGaatacaatcaaaaattaataatattttagtatcatATCGTAACACACCAACAACAAGCACAGGTTGTAGTCCGTcagatttaatatataattttaaaccaaaaaatcaTTTGTCCATATTAAAACCACCAAATATTgtagaaaagaataaaaatattaatgttactaAGTACGAAATAAATGATAAAGTTCTTGTTCGAAATAATTCAAAAGGGCAGAAATGGTTAACTGGACGTATAATGAAAATGTTGGGAACGTGCAGTTATTTAGTCCGGGTTGGTGATAAAATCAGATTAATGCatgtaaacaaattgaaaaagaGTTATTTAAATGATGAGGTACATCCAAGggaacttgaataa
- the LOC132952737 gene encoding vesicle transport protein SEC20 codes for MLKELSTVRECIVNTNVTLKSIIQDIYSCDGPIESLTQLNADGRNQINVFRNLIENLELYAREAESQQERSEVVEEARNQREYLTSNIASFRKANVECMARIHKKSSEQLLGTSKEEQVRHKLKMDKENLLKQSSTVTNQLLSVSRQLASTSQQSLDTLETLLKSSSTVSNISSEIKNAKGALTQSEKLLNKYGQRETTDKIIIMFAFAFFLCVIAYIVQKRLF; via the exons atgcTAAAAGAATTGAGCACAGTCAGAGAATGCATTGTAAACACAAATGTGACATTAAAGTCTATAATACAG gACATATATTCGTGCGATGGACCTATTGAATCTCTAACACAATTAAATGCTGATGGTAGAAATCAAATAAACGTATTTAGAAATCTAATAGAAAACTTAGAGCTGTATGCTCGAGAAGCGGAAAGTCAACAAGAACGATCAGAAGTTGTAGAAGAAGCCCGTAATCAGAGAGAATATTTAACTAG TAACATTGCTTCATTCAGAAAGGCAAATGTAGAATGTATGGCGAGGATTCACAAAAAATCTAGTGAACAGTTGTTAGGTACAAGTAAAGAAGAACAAGTGCGACATAA attgAAAATGGATaaagaaaatttattaaaacagtcATCAACTGTTACCAATCAACTATTATCAGTCAGTAGACAATTAGCAAGCACATCTCAACAAAGCTTGGACACTCTTGAAACTCTTt taaagTCATCTTCAACTGTATCTAATATAAGTAGTGAGATTAAAAATGCCAAAGGAGCATTAACTCAGTCTGAAAAACTTTTAAACAAGTATGGACAACGTGAAACAActgacaaaattattattatgttcgcttttgcattttttttatgtgttattGCTTATATTGTTCAAAAACGACTTTTTTGa
- the LOC132952738 gene encoding uncharacterized protein LOC132952738, protein MESVAIPTRAFVNGSFLQKFTDKAVTLIGNVLKVSPDGKTLTMQTTDDQVVTVNFHEPIDSALDGWVEVHGLAKDKGTVAGESYYNLPSSITDDFEKPQFNEAVSLIYSLSNPLKQ, encoded by the exons atggaATCTGTGGCTATACCTACACGGGCGTTTGTTAACGGTTCTTTCTTGCAGAAATTCACCGACAAGGCTGTAACATTAATCGGAAACGTGTTGAAG GTGAGTCCCGATGGTAAAACCTTAACAATGCAAACAACAGACGACCAAGTGGTGACCGTTAATTTTCATGAACCAATTGACAGTGCTCTAGACGGATGGGTAGAAGTGCATGGTTTGGCCAAAGATAAAGGAACTGTAGCCGGAGAAAGTTACTACAACTTACCATCATCAATAACTGATGATTTTG agaaaCCACAATTTAATGAAGCAGTTTCACTAATATACAGCCTATCAAACCCCTTGAAGCAATGA
- the LOC132952380 gene encoding gamma-tubulin complex component 6-like isoform X1, with amino-acid sequence MSTTCSSRILNILNEEKENSSLFEKENSVYPVYNRSDVVDREKNIPNIFITPECNQLDCVLYPSSLTKREKAIPDIFDFNAFQASSTNTFNNTDKLFDYPNLFTLDKIYSEPCGYKNNIWEKYGNYTSVFSLSDIQHTDCAQHLEINNRDHAKKEQIYKDDTFSLESKETFISTNISEVNESNTTEQFSIPGEEKISSALCFWYIATGINVRDHNLKTYFPQREISGICIMQDIKLMLINMGTTYFLVDKETLMYKRNGNISISGLTPEMFESATDPILECSNLYKIISSTITKWKEICDNSIVQAFIFSVSNILDDYERSIYAVSNESLLSLVGRLSFIAPRLQLLANICCIKTHGCMVIPDRIPCGIALLNKIHDYLFEYRFPSDLFLKMLLYIFESCCLAYFKLLSNWALKGVLNNEETGMFIKVKPDIDDEDFDSRINWNRFIIDENVEVPLFLNKYKHDILHCGKTINFFKKFNDLNVFLPNLTCCFDAVDSQKTYEQFSTYFKYDPGKKNVNCVKRMSNCYLYESIVGSNYSKDNTDSYSNTTENITNVTDIKIYSNNESYELFQIPDWTSVNNIYDFNKPYGFFVDHNDSLTYNGNIFDVVNMIDYVPHSILIPARIQKSVCDKQILDMYFSQENLMEHLYYLSQCFFLMNWSFSSKLCKTLFDGIVTNRQQPTNIFNPVKLKSIVDDAIQDSFPRHELHNLTLEMTFIPGLNGLIDISDVECIELNYSPKWPMNMILSNKILLKYRRIFLFANKLEFVSWSLLKAREILNVYKNDKGLQLRKINLFKHWMNQFVSSIQQYYKQVVISTCWSELNENFENVKNYDDLFTYHKQYMHKMIKRCFMIVGLKDKLIMLNKIYIEILAYYQALVSGQFYMKNTEWLHSEFFCMEQSFSRFVKLREMFYTSVLKTVETQGNHYVEQLESLITILGPLNNNFT; translated from the exons ATGTCTACTACATGCAGTTCAagaattctaaatattttaaatgaagaaaa agAAAATTCAAGTttatttgaaaaagaaaattcTGTGTATCCTGTTTATAACCGATCAGATGTTGTAGACAGAGAAAA AAATATCCCAAACATATTTATTACACCAGAATGTAATCAATTGGATTGTGTTTTGTACCCATCGAGTTTAACAAAAAGAGAAAA agcCATTCCCGATATATTTGATTTCAATGCATTTCAAGCGAGTTCTACAAATACTTTCAATAATacagataaattatt TGATTATCCTAATTTATTTACCTTGGACAAGATATATTCAGAACCATGtggttacaaaaataatatctggGAAAAATATgg taattatacaaGTGTATTTAGTCTATCAGATATTCAGCACACTGATTGTGCACAACATTTAGagattaataatag GGACCATgcaaaaaaagaacaaatatatAAAGATGATACATTTTCACTTGAATCCAAg gagACATTTATTAGCACCAATATATCAGAAGTAAATGAATCAAATACAACTGAACAATTTTCTATCCCAGGAGAAGAAAAGATTAGTTCTGCTCTATGTTTTTGGTATATTGCCACGGGAATAAATGTGAGAGATCAtaacttaaaaacatattttcctCAAAGAGAAATTAGTGGCATATGTATCATGCAAGATATTAAACTAATGTTGATCAATATGGGCACAACTTATTTTCTTGTAGATAAA GAAACACTTATGTACAAACGGAATGGAAACATTAGTATTAGTGGCTTAACACCAGAAATGTTTGAGTCTGCTACTGATCCAATTTTGGAGTGTtctaatttatacaaaattatcagTAGCACAATAACTAAATGGAAGGAAATATGTGACAATAGTATTGTTcaa GCATTCATATTTTCTGTATCTAATATATTGGATGATTATGAACGATCAATTTATGCCGTATCAAACGAATCTTTGTTGTCACTTGTTGGTCGTTTATCTTTTATAGCTCCTCGCTTACAGTTGTTAGCGAATATATGTTGTATAAAAACACATGGCTGCATGGTCATTCCAGATCGTATACCTTGTGGTATCGCATTGTTGAACAAAATTCatgattatttgtttgaatatcgATTCCCGAGTGATTTATTTCTGAAGATGTTGTTGTACATTTTTGAATCATGCTGCTTAGCTTATTTCAA attattatcaAATTGGGCATTAAAAGGTGTGTTAAATAATGAAGAAACTGGCATGTTTATTAAAGTAAAACCAGATATTGACGATGAAGATTTTGATAGCCGTATAAATTGGAATCGTTTTATAATAGATGAGAATGTAGAAgttccattatttttaaataaatacaaacatgaTATCTTACATTGtggaaaaactattaatttcttcaaaaaatTCAACGATTTA aatgtgtttttaccaaatttaaCTTGTTGTTTCGATGCTGTTGATTCTCAGAAGACTTATGAacaattttcaacatatttcaAGTATGAccctggaaaaaaaaatgtaaattgtgtaaaaaGAATGTCAAACTGTTATCTATATGAATCAATTGTTGGGTCTAATTATTCAAAAGACAATActg atAGTTATAGTAATACAACTGAAAATATAACCAATGTTAcagacattaaaatatattctaacaacgaaagttatgaattatttcaaatacctGATTGGACttcagttaataatatatatgactttAATAAACCTTATGGATTTTTTGTGGATCATAACGATTCATTAACAtataatggaaatatttttgatgttgTTAACATGATAGACTATGTACCTCATTCAATACTAATACCTGCTCGCATACAAAAGAGTGTTTGCGATAAGCAAATATTGGACATGTACTTTTCCCAAGAAAATTTAATGGAACATCTATATTACTTATCGCAGTGCTTCTTTTTAATGAATTGGTCGTTTTCATCTAAACTGTGCAAGACACTATTTGACGGTATTGTGACCAACAGACAACAACCTACTAACATCTTCAATCCAGTCAAGTTAAAATCTATTGTAGATGATGCTATTCAGGATAGTTTTCCTAGACATGAACTACATAATTTGACATTAGAGATGACTTTTATCCCAGGCTTAAATGGACTTATTGACATTTCA gaTGTGGAATgtatagaattaaattattcaccTAAATGGCCAATGAACATGATTttgtcaaacaaaatattattgaagtatAGACGGATATTCTTGTTTGCCAATAAACTAGAATTTGTTTCATGGAGTTTATTAAAAGCAAGGGAAATAttgaatgtatataaaaatgataaaggATTACAATTAAGAAAG ATAaatctttttaaacattggatGAATCAATTTGTGTCATCTATTCAGCAGTATTATAAGCAAGTGGTAATTAGCACATGCTGGTCAGAATTAaacgaaaactttgaaaatgtaaaaaattatgatgATTTATTTACGTATCACAAACAATACATGCATAAAATGATAAAGCG gtGTTTCATGATTGTTGGTCTCAAAGATAAACTTATTATgttgaacaaaatatacatagaaatattAGCTTATTATCAAGCATTAGTGAGTGGTCAATTTTACATGAAAAATACTGAATGGTTACATTCAGAGTTCTTCTGTATGGAACAGTCTTTTTCTCGGTTTGTAAAGCTAAGAGAAATGTTTTACACGAGTGTATTGAAAACTGTGGAAACCCAGGGAAATCATTATGTAGAACAATTAGAGAGTTTAATTACTATACTTGGaccgttaaataataattttacatga
- the LOC132952380 gene encoding gamma-tubulin complex component 6-like isoform X2, translating into MSTTCSSRILNILNEEKENSSLFEKENSVYPVYNRSDVVDREKNIPNIFITPECNQLDCVLYPSSLTKREKAIPDIFDFNAFQASSTNTFNNTDKLFDYPNLFTLDKIYSEPCGYKNNIWEKYGDHAKKEQIYKDDTFSLESKETFISTNISEVNESNTTEQFSIPGEEKISSALCFWYIATGINVRDHNLKTYFPQREISGICIMQDIKLMLINMGTTYFLVDKETLMYKRNGNISISGLTPEMFESATDPILECSNLYKIISSTITKWKEICDNSIVQAFIFSVSNILDDYERSIYAVSNESLLSLVGRLSFIAPRLQLLANICCIKTHGCMVIPDRIPCGIALLNKIHDYLFEYRFPSDLFLKMLLYIFESCCLAYFKLLSNWALKGVLNNEETGMFIKVKPDIDDEDFDSRINWNRFIIDENVEVPLFLNKYKHDILHCGKTINFFKKFNDLNVFLPNLTCCFDAVDSQKTYEQFSTYFKYDPGKKNVNCVKRMSNCYLYESIVGSNYSKDNTDSYSNTTENITNVTDIKIYSNNESYELFQIPDWTSVNNIYDFNKPYGFFVDHNDSLTYNGNIFDVVNMIDYVPHSILIPARIQKSVCDKQILDMYFSQENLMEHLYYLSQCFFLMNWSFSSKLCKTLFDGIVTNRQQPTNIFNPVKLKSIVDDAIQDSFPRHELHNLTLEMTFIPGLNGLIDISDVECIELNYSPKWPMNMILSNKILLKYRRIFLFANKLEFVSWSLLKAREILNVYKNDKGLQLRKINLFKHWMNQFVSSIQQYYKQVVISTCWSELNENFENVKNYDDLFTYHKQYMHKMIKRCFMIVGLKDKLIMLNKIYIEILAYYQALVSGQFYMKNTEWLHSEFFCMEQSFSRFVKLREMFYTSVLKTVETQGNHYVEQLESLITILGPLNNNFT; encoded by the exons ATGTCTACTACATGCAGTTCAagaattctaaatattttaaatgaagaaaa agAAAATTCAAGTttatttgaaaaagaaaattcTGTGTATCCTGTTTATAACCGATCAGATGTTGTAGACAGAGAAAA AAATATCCCAAACATATTTATTACACCAGAATGTAATCAATTGGATTGTGTTTTGTACCCATCGAGTTTAACAAAAAGAGAAAA agcCATTCCCGATATATTTGATTTCAATGCATTTCAAGCGAGTTCTACAAATACTTTCAATAATacagataaattatt TGATTATCCTAATTTATTTACCTTGGACAAGATATATTCAGAACCATGtggttacaaaaataatatctggGAAAAATATgg GGACCATgcaaaaaaagaacaaatatatAAAGATGATACATTTTCACTTGAATCCAAg gagACATTTATTAGCACCAATATATCAGAAGTAAATGAATCAAATACAACTGAACAATTTTCTATCCCAGGAGAAGAAAAGATTAGTTCTGCTCTATGTTTTTGGTATATTGCCACGGGAATAAATGTGAGAGATCAtaacttaaaaacatattttcctCAAAGAGAAATTAGTGGCATATGTATCATGCAAGATATTAAACTAATGTTGATCAATATGGGCACAACTTATTTTCTTGTAGATAAA GAAACACTTATGTACAAACGGAATGGAAACATTAGTATTAGTGGCTTAACACCAGAAATGTTTGAGTCTGCTACTGATCCAATTTTGGAGTGTtctaatttatacaaaattatcagTAGCACAATAACTAAATGGAAGGAAATATGTGACAATAGTATTGTTcaa GCATTCATATTTTCTGTATCTAATATATTGGATGATTATGAACGATCAATTTATGCCGTATCAAACGAATCTTTGTTGTCACTTGTTGGTCGTTTATCTTTTATAGCTCCTCGCTTACAGTTGTTAGCGAATATATGTTGTATAAAAACACATGGCTGCATGGTCATTCCAGATCGTATACCTTGTGGTATCGCATTGTTGAACAAAATTCatgattatttgtttgaatatcgATTCCCGAGTGATTTATTTCTGAAGATGTTGTTGTACATTTTTGAATCATGCTGCTTAGCTTATTTCAA attattatcaAATTGGGCATTAAAAGGTGTGTTAAATAATGAAGAAACTGGCATGTTTATTAAAGTAAAACCAGATATTGACGATGAAGATTTTGATAGCCGTATAAATTGGAATCGTTTTATAATAGATGAGAATGTAGAAgttccattatttttaaataaatacaaacatgaTATCTTACATTGtggaaaaactattaatttcttcaaaaaatTCAACGATTTA aatgtgtttttaccaaatttaaCTTGTTGTTTCGATGCTGTTGATTCTCAGAAGACTTATGAacaattttcaacatatttcaAGTATGAccctggaaaaaaaaatgtaaattgtgtaaaaaGAATGTCAAACTGTTATCTATATGAATCAATTGTTGGGTCTAATTATTCAAAAGACAATActg atAGTTATAGTAATACAACTGAAAATATAACCAATGTTAcagacattaaaatatattctaacaacgaaagttatgaattatttcaaatacctGATTGGACttcagttaataatatatatgactttAATAAACCTTATGGATTTTTTGTGGATCATAACGATTCATTAACAtataatggaaatatttttgatgttgTTAACATGATAGACTATGTACCTCATTCAATACTAATACCTGCTCGCATACAAAAGAGTGTTTGCGATAAGCAAATATTGGACATGTACTTTTCCCAAGAAAATTTAATGGAACATCTATATTACTTATCGCAGTGCTTCTTTTTAATGAATTGGTCGTTTTCATCTAAACTGTGCAAGACACTATTTGACGGTATTGTGACCAACAGACAACAACCTACTAACATCTTCAATCCAGTCAAGTTAAAATCTATTGTAGATGATGCTATTCAGGATAGTTTTCCTAGACATGAACTACATAATTTGACATTAGAGATGACTTTTATCCCAGGCTTAAATGGACTTATTGACATTTCA gaTGTGGAATgtatagaattaaattattcaccTAAATGGCCAATGAACATGATTttgtcaaacaaaatattattgaagtatAGACGGATATTCTTGTTTGCCAATAAACTAGAATTTGTTTCATGGAGTTTATTAAAAGCAAGGGAAATAttgaatgtatataaaaatgataaaggATTACAATTAAGAAAG ATAaatctttttaaacattggatGAATCAATTTGTGTCATCTATTCAGCAGTATTATAAGCAAGTGGTAATTAGCACATGCTGGTCAGAATTAaacgaaaactttgaaaatgtaaaaaattatgatgATTTATTTACGTATCACAAACAATACATGCATAAAATGATAAAGCG gtGTTTCATGATTGTTGGTCTCAAAGATAAACTTATTATgttgaacaaaatatacatagaaatattAGCTTATTATCAAGCATTAGTGAGTGGTCAATTTTACATGAAAAATACTGAATGGTTACATTCAGAGTTCTTCTGTATGGAACAGTCTTTTTCTCGGTTTGTAAAGCTAAGAGAAATGTTTTACACGAGTGTATTGAAAACTGTGGAAACCCAGGGAAATCATTATGTAGAACAATTAGAGAGTTTAATTACTATACTTGGaccgttaaataataattttacatga